The proteins below are encoded in one region of Deltaproteobacteria bacterium:
- a CDS encoding VOC family protein encodes MARIRHIAILTEDVEKLVQFYTEGFGLKIVHGVGTATYLTDGHINLAIIPVGPEREIEGPQLQTGINHFGFEVEDVAAVREACKNLNAATGVDKRPPNREAEYRVLDPDGNPIDLSQHGWPH; translated from the coding sequence CGACACATTGCGATACTCACGGAAGACGTGGAAAAGCTGGTGCAGTTTTACACCGAGGGATTTGGGCTCAAGATCGTTCACGGCGTCGGCACGGCGACTTATCTGACAGACGGGCATATCAACTTAGCGATCATCCCCGTCGGACCGGAGCGCGAGATAGAAGGACCGCAATTGCAGACGGGGATCAACCACTTCGGCTTCGAAGTCGAAGATGTCGCGGCAGTCCGCGAAGCGTGCAAAAATCTCAACGCCGCCACCGGCGTCGACAAACGTCCACCCAACCGCGAAGCCGAATACCGCGTCCTCGACCCCGACGGCAATCCCATCGATCTATCTCAACACGGTTGGCCGCATTGA